The following is a genomic window from Hyphomicrobiales bacterium.
CCTTCAGGCGCACGGCCGCCATCGCGGTAACCGACAGCATCGGCGGATCTGTGCAGATGATAGCGACGTCGCCGCGCTGGACATGTCTGAGGAGGGCGGCAAAGACGCTTATGTGGAAGGTGGCATAGTCGAGCATGCGACCGATCAGCCTGTCGCGGCCAAAGCGCGTGGTGGCGAGGCGGTGGATGCGCACGGGGCCGACCTCCCCCTCCGCCTCCAATGTCTGGCTCACGTCGTTGTGGACGCGCTGGCTCGCCAGCACATGCACGCTGTCAGTGGCCGCCGCTGCTGAGCGCTCGGCAAGGCCCTGTGCGAGGCTGGTCGCGATGCGGCTGGTTGCCGACTCGTCGGGGAAGAAATAGCGGTTGGCCAGGATGATCTGCATCGCGATACCTCCGCGCTCCGCGGTTTTTGTCGCCGGGACGCGGATGAACGTGCGGCCGGGCACCGCTGATTGTCCTCGCCCGCGAGGCCTGCCGACAAGGCGTGCAAAAGAGGTAGGACGCGCAGCACGCTACCACAGCCGTCTACGCCTCACGGGTGACCGCCTAGCCTCCTAGCCATCGTCGCCTGTAACGCTTTTCCCCGGGGCCGGATCCGCCGCATTCGGAGGCTCCATCACGGCCACGTTCGGCCTAGCGTGTGTCGTTGGGCGCTGCGGCAAAGTCGGCGCGCGGACGGGAGACGGGCTGATGGCTATCGCCAATGTCGAACTGGGAGATGGGGTGACGATATTCCAGCCGGATCTCGTCAATCTCTATGGGTGCCATATCGGGCCCGGGACACGGATCGGCCCTTTCGTGGAAATACAGAAGGGCAGTGTCATCGGGGCGCGCTGCAAGATTTCGTCTCACTCCTTCATCTGCGAGGGTGTGACGATCGAAGATGAAGTCATGATTGCCCACGGGGTCATGTTCACCAACGGCATCTATCCCCGCGCGACGACGGAAGCCGGCGTCCTGCAAACCGAGGATGACTGGGAGCTCGTGCGAACACTGGTACGCCGACGCGCCTCTATTGGCTCCAACGCGACAATTGTCTGCGGCATCA
Proteins encoded in this region:
- a CDS encoding Succinyltransferase-like protein gives rise to the protein MAIANVELGDGVTIFQPDLVNLYGCHIGPGTRIGPFVEIQKGSVIGARCKISSHSFICEGVTIEDEVMIAHGVMFTNGIYPRATTEAGVLQTEDDWELVRTLVRRRASIGSNATIVCGITIGEGALVGAGAVVTRDVPDHSIVVGVPARVIGDAREKERGGGDVRSHTIHAPLVAGRHA